One genomic window of Punica granatum isolate Tunisia-2019 chromosome 1, ASM765513v2, whole genome shotgun sequence includes the following:
- the LOC116204451 gene encoding TMV resistance protein N-like: MLNPDDALQLFSSYAFENESPSQAFRELSVEVVSATDGVPLALVVIGSLLHKYKDPQVWKDIIKRSAKIPFDAVNDRLRISYDNLKSDQKQIFLDIACFFIGTEKTNPIYMWDACEYCPRWALAVLCSRSLVKILDNDQIWMHDQLKDLGRDIVCEDILNDPKKCSRKEATQVVKSKKTISA; encoded by the exons ATGCTAAATCCTGATGATGCACTTCAACTTTTCAGTAGCTATGCGTTCGAGAATGAATCTCCTTCTCAGGCTTTTAGAGAACTTTCTGTAGAGGTTGTCTCTGCAACTGATGGAGTTCCTCTGGCTCTTGTAGTGATTGGATCACTTCTCCACAAGTACAAGGATCCTCAGGTATGGAAAGACATCATAAAGAGGTCAGCAAAGATACCTTTCGATGCAGTGAATGATAGGCTGAGGATAAGTTATGACAACTTAAAGAGTGATCAAAAGCAAATATTTCTTGACATAGCATGCTTCTTCATTGGCACTGAGAAAACAAATCCAATTTACATGTGGGATGCCTGTGAATATTGCCCACGCTGGGCGCTTGCAGTTTTATGTTCTAGGTCCTTGGTAAAGATTTTAGACAATGACCAAATATGGATGCATGATCAGCTCAAGGACCTTGGTAGGGATATTGTTTGCGAGGACATTCTTAATGATCCCAAAAAGTGTAGTAGGAAGGAAGCTACGCAAGTTGTAAAGAGCAAAAAG ACAATCTCTGCATAA
- the LOC116204444 gene encoding secreted RxLR effector protein 161-like — MAQVPYASAIGSLMYAMLCTRPDIAYAVSVTSRYQSNPGLDHWTAVKNILKYLRRTKDMVLVYGECELRLDRFTDSDFQSDVDDRKSISGYIFTCNGDAVSWKSSKQETTADSTTEAEYIAASDAAKEAVWIRKFVTELGIVPSISSPVELYYDNTGAIAQAKEPRSHQKSKHIERRYHIIREIIRRGDVAVQKVASGDNVADPLTKAMTQQQLEKHLEKMGLRYCTEWF; from the coding sequence ATGGCACAGGTGCCTTATGCTTCGGCTATAGGTAGCCTTATGTATGCTATGCTGTGTACAAGGCCGGATATCGCGTATGCTGTTAGTGTGACTAGCAGGTATCAATCCAACCCAGGACTTGATCATTGGACTGCTGTCAAGAACATCCTTAAATACTTGAGAAGAACTAAGGATATGGTTCTGGTATATGGAGAATGTGAGTTGAGACTAGACAGGTTTACAGATTCTGATTTTCAATCAGATGTGGATGATAGAAAGTCTATCTCCGGTTATATATTCACCTGTAATGGAGATGCAGTTAGCTGGAAGAGTTCTAAGCAAGAGACGACTGCAGATTCCACTACAGAGGCTGAGTATATTGCTGCATCTGATGCAGCGAAGGAGGCAGTTTGGATTCGGAAGTTTGTGACTGAACTCGGTATTGTTCCCTCCATATCATCACCAGTAGAGTTGTACTATGATAATACTGGAGCGATTGCTCAGGCAAAGGAACCAAGGTCACATCAGAAGTCCAAACACATTGAGAGgagatatcatattatcaGGGAGATTATCAGGAGAGGCGATGTAGCTGTGCAAAAAGTAGCTTCAGGAGATAATGTCGCTGATCCACTCACGAAGGCCATGACGCAGCAGCAGCTAGAGAAACATCTTGAGAAGATGGGTCTTAGATACTGTACTGAGTGgttctag